From Podospora bellae-mahoneyi strain CBS 112042 chromosome 5, whole genome shotgun sequence:
TTGTTGCGAACTTGGCTTCTTCTCACCATATAGTGCAGGCAGTGACTGCCCAAAACCAACATTGACAGCTCTCAGGGTGATCCCTGGGCAGCCCTCAAGGCGAAGAATCCTGCCATGTACGTCAAGATTATCAAGGCACAGGCGGCGAGCGATGCTGCCATCAAGGCCGGCAAAATCAAGCCGTTCAAGGTCGTTATTGCCAAAGTCGGGGCTGCGGCTCTGGTCGTTCGGAAAAAGTAGATATCGTGACCAAAAGGATGGGAGGGGCAATGATCAAGTGGTCTGGTGACTTGAGGCGTTCAGAAACTATGCAATACAGTTAGATGATAGAGACGGTAACGGAGCTAGAACCCAGATTACTACATTTACTCACAAAGTTATTGTTTGAATTGTGTTTTATCTATCCAAGTGATGCGTTAAAGAGAATAGCAGCCCCGGATAACGTAATTGTGGTGATGAGACGCTATACAGTTAATCCAGATACGGCAGAGTACATAAATAATCTATTTCCGTAAGAGGCTAAGTTTTGGAGCACGACGCAAACTGCGCCGTTCTGAAGGATTCCGTGCCACCCCACCCTTACACCGAACAGCTCTTTGGGAGCGGTAGACGCTCACTGCCAGTTATATTATGTAACCCCCATTCCCAAACCTTCTTCGAAGTTCCATTGCAGCAGCCATCGCCCATCGTCATATTTATTCCATTTACTtacaccatcaacaaaaaTGGGTTCAACGACCATTATCCGCGGCTTCAAACTCTCCGTCGCAACCCTCGacgccttcctctccgcTAATAATGTCGACGAAACATTTGGAACCCCGCCCTTCTACGAGCACCACTTAGAAGACAAGGATCCTATCTCAAAGCTGCTCTTCTCTAAGATTTCCCACTTCGATCCCAACGCCGATAAAAATAAATTCCGTGTATTAATTCCCTCCATCGAAGGCATAGGCCGCGCTAAGACAGCGTATGTTGCTTACTCATGGGCTGCGGTACGGGAGCATCGCGAGGTTAAAATGGACGAAGACCTACCCGAGGAAATTCCGAAGGGGTTTAAAGAGCTTCGGCAGGAGATTCTAAGCTACTCCGGAAAAGGAaacttggaggaggaagataaggttcaggaggaggggaagatcGGGATTTATTTGGTGGTTACCTGTGATATTAGGGGGTATTATGGGGAAGAATTTTCAAGGAAAGAAGGTTTGTAATATAAGGATGTATGGAAGGGAGGTATACGGCGAAGAATTAAAGTGGAGGTCCGGAGAgttaatataaatagtaGTTCTGGTGGGTTTAATAACGGGCTACTGGCACGCGCAAAGAGAAAACGGAAGTCATGATTAGTTTTGGTTGCGGCAAGTATAGCCGAACGGTCCTTGGACCCACTTCAGCTCAGGGTGA
This genomic window contains:
- a CDS encoding hypothetical protein (EggNog:ENOG503PBZD), with the protein product MGSTTIIRGFKLSVATLDAFLSANNVDETFGTPPFYEHHLEDKDPISKLLFSKISHFDPNADKNKFRVLIPSIEGIGRAKTAYVAYSWAAVREHREVKMDEDLPEEIPKGFKELRQEILSYSGKGNLEEEDKVQEEGKIGIYLVVTCDIRGYYGEEFSRKEGL